The following are from one region of the Arachis duranensis cultivar V14167 chromosome 10, aradu.V14167.gnm2.J7QH, whole genome shotgun sequence genome:
- the LOC107471928 gene encoding probable NAD(P)H dehydrogenase subunit CRR3, chloroplastic, which produces MMKMLCLSNIIPINKTILASSPNNDVPIPPPPSSSSSKRRKVGPRRPPKPTVIQIERIVGAGSFRDGEQAGDSDVRKSVFDLFLGQAFEGPVEKKIRTTGEWLLTNAEPRFQKSGKGILKFIFQLMLPIWIMSLLVASGVIKLPFSSPFLDDLLL; this is translated from the exons ATGATGAAGATGCTTTGCTTATCGAATATTATTCCCATAAACAAAACAATTCTTGCTTCTTCACCCAATAACGATGTTCCtattcctcctcctccttcttcttcttcgtccaAGAGAAGAAAAGTTGGGCCTCGAAGACCACCAAAACCCACTGTAATCCAAATTGAACGCATTGTTGGTGCTGGAAGCTTTAGAGATGGCGAACAAGCGGg AGATTCGGACGTGAGGAAGTCAGTGTTCGACTTGTTCTTGGGCCAAGCATTTGAAGGGCCAGTGGAGAAGAAAATCAGAACAACTGGCGAGTGGCTTCTTACTAATGCTGAGCCTCGATTTCAAAAATCGG GCAAAGGAATTCTCAAGTTTATTTTCCAATTGATGCTACCAATTTGGATTATGTCACTACTAGTTGCTAGTGGAGTTATCAAGTTACCATTCAGTAGTCCTTTTCTTGATGACCTACTCTTGTGA
- the LOC107471623 gene encoding uncharacterized protein LOC107471623, translating to MDRRLLLLEEEIKRIDNQVSDGTYDGTTEARRKALVSFCEKWYARKEIHWKQMSRSQHARNMDRNTRYFHNIASARRRNNRIDALRIHGRIVRNQSRIKVAVRGFYKDLYRQEYVLRIGFREGLVRQIDGVEAEALEVMPSVEKIREAVSDCESSKAPGSDGFNMNFIKQCWEEIGQEFTAAVMGFFQSVKLPTDANVT from the coding sequence ATGGATAGGAGATTACTGTTGCTGGAGGAGGAGATTAAGAGGATTGATAACCAGGTGAGTGATGGCACTTATGATGGAACGACAGAAGCTAGAAGGAAGGCGTTGGTGAGCTTTTGTGAAAAGTGGTATGCTCGGAAGGAGATTCACTGGAAGCAGATGTCTAGGTCGCAGCATGCTAGGAACATGGATAGGAATACTAGATACTTCCATAACATCGCCTCggcaagaagaaggaataacaGGATCGACGCTCTAAGGATTCATGGCCGGATTGTGCGAAATCAATCTAGGATAAAGGTTGCAGTTAGAGGGTTCTATAAGGACTTGTATCGGCAAGAATATGTTCTGAGAATTGGGTTTCGGGAGGGTTTGGTGAGGCAGATTGATGGAGTTGAGGCTGAGGCCTTGGAAGTTATGCCGTCGGTGGAGAAAATTAGGGAGGCAGTTTCAGACTGTGAATCTTCTAAAGCCCCAGGTAGCGACGGGTTCAATATGAACTTCATCAAACAATGTTGGGAAGAGATTGGTCAGGAGTTCACTGCAGCAGTGATGGGGTTCTTCCAAAGTGTGAAGCTACCAACTGATGCGAATGTCACGTAG
- the LOC107471624 gene encoding F-box/kelch-repeat protein At3g23880-like isoform X3 has product MKGTIPDDVDADADAVPRKGKVVTTKPPPILPDELIEEILLRIPARSLVRLRNSVCSSWRTLISSSQFAKDHLRRSMAVDPALTHPRIACYGQTYLYPTIGVFSVRSVMGNPPREPTKVVPYDYEGSFRLIIGSCNGLMCLHDEEGQAMLWNPCTGFTSQPLEIGCLLSICGFGYDHVNDKYKLFAVVKKKSGESVSRMFTFGPNSTWRTIQDFPHKLGDRNYRGSMVDLVGLFGFR; this is encoded by the exons ATGAAGGGTACGATTCCTGATGATGTTGATGCTGATGCTGATGCTGTTCCGAGGAAGGGGAAGGTTGTCACGACAAAACCACCACCTATCCTTCCGGACGAGCTCATAGAGGAAATCCTGCTGAGGATACCGGCGAGGTCTCTCGTTCGATTAAGGAACAGCGTCTGCAGTTCATGGAGAACCCTAATTTCCAGTTCTCAATTTGCCAAGGACCACCTTCGACGTTCAATGGCGGTGGATCCAGCCTTGACCCACCCGCGTATTGCCTGTTATGGCCAAACCTACTTATACCCCACAATCGGAGTGTTTTCCGTACGATCTGTGATGGGGAACCCTCCCCGTGAACCCACTAAAGTAGTTCCCTATGACTATGAGGGAAGCTTCCGCCTCATCATTGGCTCTTGCAATGGATTGATGTGCTTGCACGATGAAGAGGGCCAGGCCATGCTGTGGAACCCCTGCACTGGATTCACTTCTCAGCCGCTTGAAATTGGATGTCTCCTCTCCATTTGCGGATTCGGTTATGATCATGTGAATGACAAGTATAAGCTTTTCGCAGTTGTGAAAAAGAAATCAGGCGAATCCGTCTCCAGAATGTTTACATTCGGCCCAAATTCTACCTGGAGAACAATCCAGGATTTCCCCCATAAACTTGGTGACCGCAATTACAGAGGTTCTATGGTGGATCTTGTAGGGCTTTTT GGATTCAGATGA
- the LOC107471624 gene encoding F-box/kelch-repeat protein At3g23880-like isoform X2, producing the protein MKGTIPDDVDADADAVPRKGKVVTTKPPPILPDELIEEILLRIPARSLVRLRNSVCSSWRTLISSSQFAKDHLRRSMAVDPALTHPRIACYGQTYLYPTIGVFSVRSVMGNPPREPTKVVPYDYEGSFRLIIGSCNGLMCLHDEEGQAMLWNPCTGFTSQPLEIGCLLSICGFGYDHVNDKYKLFAVVKKKSGESVSRMFTFGPNSTWRTIQDFPHKLGDRNYRGSMVDLVGLFQGFR; encoded by the exons ATGAAGGGTACGATTCCTGATGATGTTGATGCTGATGCTGATGCTGTTCCGAGGAAGGGGAAGGTTGTCACGACAAAACCACCACCTATCCTTCCGGACGAGCTCATAGAGGAAATCCTGCTGAGGATACCGGCGAGGTCTCTCGTTCGATTAAGGAACAGCGTCTGCAGTTCATGGAGAACCCTAATTTCCAGTTCTCAATTTGCCAAGGACCACCTTCGACGTTCAATGGCGGTGGATCCAGCCTTGACCCACCCGCGTATTGCCTGTTATGGCCAAACCTACTTATACCCCACAATCGGAGTGTTTTCCGTACGATCTGTGATGGGGAACCCTCCCCGTGAACCCACTAAAGTAGTTCCCTATGACTATGAGGGAAGCTTCCGCCTCATCATTGGCTCTTGCAATGGATTGATGTGCTTGCACGATGAAGAGGGCCAGGCCATGCTGTGGAACCCCTGCACTGGATTCACTTCTCAGCCGCTTGAAATTGGATGTCTCCTCTCCATTTGCGGATTCGGTTATGATCATGTGAATGACAAGTATAAGCTTTTCGCAGTTGTGAAAAAGAAATCAGGCGAATCCGTCTCCAGAATGTTTACATTCGGCCCAAATTCTACCTGGAGAACAATCCAGGATTTCCCCCATAAACTTGGTGACCGCAATTACAGAGGTTCTATGGTGGATCTTGTAGGGCTTTTT CAGGGATTCAGATGA
- the LOC107471624 gene encoding F-box/kelch-repeat protein At3g23880-like isoform X1 codes for MKGTIPDDVDADADAVPRKGKVVTTKPPPILPDELIEEILLRIPARSLVRLRNSVCSSWRTLISSSQFAKDHLRRSMAVDPALTHPRIACYGQTYLYPTIGVFSVRSVMGNPPREPTKVVPYDYEGSFRLIIGSCNGLMCLHDEEGQAMLWNPCTGFTSQPLEIGCLLSICGFGYDHVNDKYKLFAVVKKKSGESVSRMFTFGPNSTWRTIQDFPHKLGDRNYRGSMVDLVGLFVSGTGTLNWLFHRYLSFVWVLSLDLVKETYSQFSLPSRDSDDDHRVAPQLGILRDTLAVCYETKKTHWTVWLMKDYGVPQSWTKLAIIPHHPRLDRRPSSLRPIYMLKNVLLVFTPCGEFVLCNLNDGSIDFPNIDSSSDYMPRPRPLTQYSYERIFQLYHESLVSPSHFGLPSCSSEMRLMKPSL; via the coding sequence ATGAAGGGTACGATTCCTGATGATGTTGATGCTGATGCTGATGCTGTTCCGAGGAAGGGGAAGGTTGTCACGACAAAACCACCACCTATCCTTCCGGACGAGCTCATAGAGGAAATCCTGCTGAGGATACCGGCGAGGTCTCTCGTTCGATTAAGGAACAGCGTCTGCAGTTCATGGAGAACCCTAATTTCCAGTTCTCAATTTGCCAAGGACCACCTTCGACGTTCAATGGCGGTGGATCCAGCCTTGACCCACCCGCGTATTGCCTGTTATGGCCAAACCTACTTATACCCCACAATCGGAGTGTTTTCCGTACGATCTGTGATGGGGAACCCTCCCCGTGAACCCACTAAAGTAGTTCCCTATGACTATGAGGGAAGCTTCCGCCTCATCATTGGCTCTTGCAATGGATTGATGTGCTTGCACGATGAAGAGGGCCAGGCCATGCTGTGGAACCCCTGCACTGGATTCACTTCTCAGCCGCTTGAAATTGGATGTCTCCTCTCCATTTGCGGATTCGGTTATGATCATGTGAATGACAAGTATAAGCTTTTCGCAGTTGTGAAAAAGAAATCAGGCGAATCCGTCTCCAGAATGTTTACATTCGGCCCAAATTCTACCTGGAGAACAATCCAGGATTTCCCCCATAAACTTGGTGACCGCAATTACAGAGGTTCTATGGTGGATCTTGTAGGGCTTTTTGTAAGTGGCACTGGCACTCTTAATTGGCTTTTTCACCGCTATCTTAGTTTTGTGTGGGTTCTTTCCCTTGACTTGGTCAAAGAGACTTATAGTCAGTTTTCCCTTCCCAGCAGGGATTCAGATGATGATCACCGGGTGGCTCCCCAATTGGGTATCTTGAGGGATACTCTTGCGGTTTGTTATGAGACTAAGAAAACTCATTGGACTGTTTGGTTGATGAAGGACTATGGAGTTCCTCAGTCTTGGACTAAATTGGCCATAATCCCCCACCACCCGCGACTCGATCGTCGTCCTTCAAGCCTACGGCCTATATACATGTTGAAAAATGTTCTTCTTGTGTTTACTCCGTGTGGCGAGTTTGTTTTATGTAACTTAAATGATGGCAGCATAGATTTTCCTAATATTGACAGCTCCAGTGATTACATGCCCAGACCTCGTCCTTTAACTCAGTACTCATATGAAAGGATCTTTCAACTCTATCATGAAAGCTTAGTTTCACCGTCGCACTTTGGTCTTCCAAGTTGCTCATCTGAGATGCGGCTAATGAAGCCAAGCCTATAA